The genome window GGAGTGCATGCGCGCGACTGTGCGCTTCCTTGGTGGCTGCGGAGAGCGCCCGGAGGGCGACGCGCTTGATCCACCTTCCTAGCTCCGCATCGAAGTAGGCGTTGGGCTCTCGCGCTGCGCAGATGACCTCCCGCACTGCCATGTGAGGCACGTGCGGACGGTCTTCGTGCGTCGAGAAGCCGTCTGCGCTTCGTTGGGCCGCATGCCTGACGGGCGCTGAGGAGCCCTTCCTCAGTCAGCCCTATTCGCGTTTGGAGTCGTAAGCGGAGCCGGGTCTTGCCCGGTGCCGTGGCGTGACGCGTGTGCCTGCTGTTAGGACGGGGCCCGGCTTCCTGGCTCCGTGGCGTGACACGTCTGCCTATGGCTTGGCCCAGTGGGTCGGCCGGCGACTCCCTCAATGCAATGCATTCACCCCGCAGTCCGGCGCCCTGCCGGACTGAAGGGGAGGCCTCTGTCCATTGCCCCTCCTTCGGGGCCTTCACAGGAGACGTCGATGTCGATGCGCTGGGCCGTCGTGTTGTTGCTGATAGTTCCTGGAGCGGGGTGGGCAGAGGAGATTGCCTATCCCGAAGACTACGTGGCCGAGGAGGAAGTCGACCCCGATGATGCAGGTGGGGATGCGCTGATCGAGCCTTCCGAAGATGAGAGGGATGCCCTGGTCGAGGAGGGGCCGGCCTCGCCCAACTCGGGCTCTGGCTGGGCGAACCGGCTGAGCCTGGAGACCACGACATGGGCGCTTCTGCCGCGGAGAGGGGCGGGGAAGGACGAAGGCTTCCTGCAGCTCCACCCACGGCTGGAGGTCGTCAAGCCAGGCTTCCTTCAAGTCGAGCTGGGCGCTCCGGTGCGCCTGCGCATGTGGGGTGGAGAGGCGGGGGGAAGTCTGGTGCGCAAGGAGGACTGGGATGAGCTCTCCGACTGGGGCCAGGTGGTGCAGAACCTGATGGTGGGAGGCGACGCGCCGAACTTCGTGTGGGTGGGCGCCCTGGAGTCGTACACGCTGCTGTCCGGGCACCTGGTGCGCCGCTACAACAACCGGGGCAACCCCAACTACAACCCAGCCGGCGCGGTGGTGACGGGGATGCTGAGGCCCCTCTACGTCGAGGCCTTCGCCTCGGACGTGCTGGGCGCGCGGCTGATGGGGGCCGAAGTCGTGCTGGATGTGCAGCACATCCTCATGGGCCGCCAGCCGTACCCCATGAAGTATGCCCTGTCGCTGTCGGCGGTGCATGACTGGGGGAAGGCGGGAGGGACGTCGGAGCCGATGACGCTGGCCCACGTCGACGGGACGGCCATCCTCATGAGCCGCCGCAAAGGGCAGGGGGGCTTCGAGCTGCAGGCGAATGCGGGCTGGGGCGGGCGTCCCGGAGAGGGCGGCGCGTGGGGCGCGGTGGCGGGGCTGGGGGCGGAGTACATGTCCTCGACGGTGGACATGCGCGCGCGCCTGGAGGGCCGCCTTCAGCGAGGAGGCTTCCGTCAGGGGGCCTTCGGCCCGGACTACGAGCTGGCGCGCTTCCAGGTGGCGGGACCGAATGCCGTGCCGCAGGCGGACGCGCCCTTCCCGGATGGGTACTCGGCACACGGCGAGCTGATTCTGAGCTGGGACGCGGAGAGCCTGAGCGTCTTGGGCCAGCGCCACTTTCGCCTGTCGATGGGCGCCGAGGTGTTCAACTGGGGTCGGGTGGACGTGGACGGCCGGCTGGAGACGCAGCTTTTCCACCGCAACCTCTCGGTGGGCGTGGGCGGAGTGGCGGTGGGCGCGGGCCAGCCAGGAGCGCGCTACCTCGCCTCGGGTGACGCGCGGTGGCGCTTCCTGGGCGGGAAGCTGTACGCGGTGGGGCAGGGCGGCACGCTGCTCTTCCCGACGGCGGAAGGGACGCTGCGGCCAGGCGCCTTCGCCTCCGTGGGGCTGGGGGTGGACAATGCGCGCTGAGCGGCGTTTGCGCGGCGGGCTTGGCCTCGCGCTGGTGGTGGCCCTCCTGGCCTCCGGGTGCGCCGTACTGCCCGCGAGGCCGGGCCAGGCGGGCCGTGGGGCCGTCCTGGCCTTCAGTCCCCTCTCCGTGCCCTCCCAAGCGGCGAGGAGCGCGGCGACGGGTGTGTACAAGGGGGAGGCGTCGGGCTCCGCGGATTGGACGCCAGACCCGGGGCCGATGGGCTTTCGACGTGGAGTCATCGGCCGGGCCCTCCACGAGGAGGGTGCGCGCGGCTCGAGTGGCGGGGGAGGGGCCTTCGTCTGTGGCGGCAAGGCCCTGCCTCCGGGCTGGCCCCGTCTGACTCAAAGCCGCGAAGTGCTGGCGCCCTTCCTGCCGTGTACCTCGCCCGCGGAATTTGTGGCCATGCAGCGCGGGGTGGGCATGGCCGCGCTGGTGCAGTCCCTCTCTCCCTGGGACGCGGTCCGCCTGGGCGCCTTGGGGCCTCTGGACGAGCGCGCCTCGGAGGTCCTCAGTCGCAAGCGCGCAGACTTCATCGTCGCGTCCGTGGAGAGGTACGGCGTGCCGTACGCCGAGGTGTTCACCCTCTTCGTCCTCCACGCAGCCTTCGACGATGAGCTGCGCGAGGTGGTGCAGCGGCTGGCCCGCGACAAGCAGTTGGAAGACACGCTGGGCGCCATGGCCGCTGTCCGCGAGGAGTTGAAGCGGCGGGGCCTGGAGCTGGAAGGCTTCCCGGAGCGGGGAGAGAGCGCTCGCGACGTGCTGCGCGGGCTGGGGCGAGCGGGCCGGGACATTCTCTCCAGCAGCCTGGTGAGTGGCGAGGCCCGGTACACGGAACTCATGGCGAGGCGTGGGCACATGCCGACGCCCTACCAGTCCGCCATCGAAGAGGTGGAGAAGGCCCTGCTGGAGAGGCACTACTCGCCGGGAAGTGTCTCGGCGGGAGCCTTCGACTCCCTGACCTTCGGTGTTCCGGTGGGCTTCTACCACCTGGCGGTGGGGACGGGGCACGGGGCGTACTCGCTGGCGCAGGGCAAGTACGAGCAGGCCACGCGCGAGCTGGCGCCGGCCGCGCTGGCGGTGGCGGTCTACGCCGGGGGCAAGGGCGCCCGGGCTCTGTTGGAGTCGGGCGGAGGACTGAGGCGGCTCCGGATGCCGGCGCTCGACGTGGCCGGCATGAAGGCGCTGCTGGCGCGCTTGGAGGAGCAGGTCGGCATCAACGCCGCGCGCGACTTGCTTCGCTACCTGCAGGCGAGCCGCGAGGGGGCGCTGTTGGCCGCCGAGTGGGGCGAGGCGGGCCTGCTGGCGCTGTACGAGGCCCGCGGAAACCCCGCGAAGGCGCAGGCCGTGCTGATGGAGACGGCCAGCCGCGAGGCCGCCCAGACCGTGGCCACGAGGGGCTCTGCAGGGAAGCGGCCCGTCAACCTGGACCTCTTCGAGCAGAATGCCGAGGTGTCCGCTGCGGATGCGCAGGCGGCCAGCCGCGAGTCCTCCAAGGCTTCAACGACGAGAGGAGGGGCGAATCGGGAGCCAGCCCAATCTGCGGCGAGAAGGAAGCAGTTCGACAACCTGGACCTCTTCGCCCAGGACGCCAACGTGGGCGCAACGGAGTCCGCGAGGGCCAAGCTGTTCCAGGCGGAGCTGGAGGCCTCGGGTCCACGGCTCCCGAAGGACGTGAAGCTGCTGAGGGAGATGGCTCCGAAGCTGGAGGAGCCACCGCCGGGAGTCGAGCAGGGAGCGCCGCGCTGGCAAGAGTACGTCGCCTATCGCAAGAGCCGGCTGAAGGAAATTCAGGACGGTGACGCCGTCAAAGGGCCCTTGCTGTGGGAGGGCTACCAGGGGATGCGTGACCGCTATGCCCGGGGTATGGCGTTCGAAAGGAAGATGGTCGCGATCCTGGAGGAGGATGCGGCAAAGCCGCGGGCCGAACGTACATGGCTCAAGGACTTCGACGAGCCGCAGATCGAGACCCACGTCGGAGTCTCGAAGGTGGACCTTCGTTATGCGGACGTGCTTGTCATCGAAAAGAGGCCTACTTCGGGGCAGCCTCCTCGGGTGGAGACGTTCAGCTTCAAGAGTCGGAACTTGGCCGTTCTGGGCGAAGATGCGCTACCTGTGCAGGTGAGAACGGACGCTAGCACCGCCATGAAGTACTACGGTGGAACGCTCAAGATCGTGCGGGACGGTATGCGCCAGCAGGCGGAGGTAAAGCGAGTGCGCCTTGTCTATGAGGAAAAGGGACTTCTACCCGAGGATACCAAGCTGTTTACGCGCGCGGCGACCGACACGCAGAAGAGGACTAAAGTGGAGGTGCTGTCGCGATGAAGACGCTGACGCTCCATGAACTGAACAAAGCAGATTGTCTGCGCCTCTTTTATGATGGGGCATTCAATCCGAGGGATGGGGTGGAGTCCGAAGTGGCGCCATTCCTTGATGCTCTTGAGAATCATGCAGATGGTTGGGCGCCAACGCTTGTCAAGGCGAAGCGGGTGCGAAAGTATTCCCGAGACGCCGTGCTGCGCGCGATTGATGAGCGACGCGACGACTATGGATCAAGCATTGGGCTATTTCGCTCAGAGAGTCCCGGCGTGTCGCTGTCGCTTACCCTCGGGCTTGCGCAAACGGAACCTGACCTGAGTGTCAGCCTTAATGTCCAGCCGATCTCCTTCTTTGCGCAGGAAGAGGCTAGTCGCGGTTTTGTGGCAGTGGCTCGTGCCTGGGCCACTCGGTACCCTTCTCATTACGCGGCAGCGCACAGCACTGCTGACTGGGGTCTTACGGATGATCCCGCGTTCGGGCGTGACGACGCGACATGGAAGCGGGATGGGTTCGACAAAATCTACGAGCTGTTCTGGCTGAACATCTTCGGCCCCAAGCTCGTGGAAAGCGTTGGCCGCGAGCGGATGCTCTCGACACCTGCGCACCTTGTGGAGGAACTCCCCAACGGCTCCGTTCTCATGGTGCTGTGGCCCACTGCCGCCGAGTTCGCCAGCGAGGAGGCGCGCGTGGTGCAGGCCCGAGCGCACGTCCACCTGCGGCCGGACCTCGACTTCGACACGGTACTGAGCACGCTGCGGGAGCGCAGCGCCGCGCTCGTGCCCGTTGAGCCGCGTTTCCACCCGGACGTGGCACCGTTCCTCATGAGGATGCCGGACGAGTTCGGCATCAGCGAGCGACAAAGGAAGATTGCCGAGCTCAACGCCTTCCGCCCTCCTGTGCCAGAGGAGTGGCTCCCGGTCGCCCATCCCTCGGACGTGGCGAATCCGGAGCGCGTCCTCGAGTCCTACGGAGACTTGTCCGAAGGTCTCGTGGCTGTGCTTCATACGGATGTGCCCTCCATCATGGAGGAGACGCCTGAGTCTCTGACGGACCTCGACTTCCACTTCTGGAAGACGCACTTCCCCGAGCGCTACACGCGCGAGGTCCTCGACGGACACACGATACCGGCGTTAGGCGTCTACCTGGGGGACGTGCTGGTGCGGCGGTTGGGCGGGACGTGGGTGCTGCGGGCGAAGATGGAGGAGTCGCAGGTGCGCGTTGGGAAGCGCATCTGGCTGCCCTTCCTCCGCGCGCGCCGGTACATGCAGTCGCGCGCGTCGCTGTTGGAGTACTCGCTCACCCAGTTCTTCAAGGAGGCGGAGCGGTACCGGCCCTGACGGTAGGGCTTGAGGGTGCGAGTTAGAAAGCAAGAGGAGCTGGGGCGCGTGCCCGCCAGCGCGCCTAGCCGCTCCTTCTTCACCCGTCGGTACACGTCGGCCCGCCGGTTGCTGCTGGACCGATAAGGGGCGACCTTGAATTCGGGCAGGGCGAAGGGCAGGCCGCTGCGATGGCAGCAGGCCGGCCAGTCTCTTCCATTGCGCGTCGGTTAGTTCTCCCCGACCCATGCCTGCTCAACGCCTGGCGTCCTCGACCTATTTGGCGGACACGCTCTAGGCGCCGTCCCACTTGATGCCAGCGGGCAGCGTGGTCTGCATCGCTGCTCCCTCGGCCATCACGATGGCGATAATGGGCAGCCTTCCGGCGTGAACGGGACCAAGGAGGCGCTCGAAGGCATCCGGCGATCCCCGTAGGTCAACATGGAAGGTGCGCTCTCCCTCGCCAAGCCGTGCGAGGGTTTCGGAGTGGACGTGTCCCACTTCTTCCGTAACCCCATAGGAGAGCGGCGCAAGTAAGGTCCATCAGAAGACGGGTTACTAGAGATCTGCCAGCGGAATCCTTGGGAACCCTTCGGAACAGAACCAGTCGCTTTCACTGAGAGCCCTGTACATGGCGGTTTGCCATGAGTTCGGGATGAATAGTTCCTTGCTAACCGCCTGCTCCGTCAGGTGAGCTCGGACACCGTCAACTCCGCCCAGCAGGAACTGCTGCGTCAGGCTGTAACGAATGCTCCCCAGTTCTGGTCCCGCCTGCGCCGCGTAAAGCTCTGCGAGTCCGAACGTCGTGAAGTGGTGCTCCGCGCGCTTGGCCTGAAGCGCTGTCCATGCCGCGGGAGGCTGGACGAAGAACAGGAGCGACGGCGGGGCACCCTCTAAGACCTTGGCGTACAGCCAGCGCTCCGTCCCGAAGTCGTCGAAGTACGGGTGGAACGTCTGTTCCTCCGCCGTTTTCGGCCCCTGAGTTAACTTTATGCCGTTGCAGTCGGAGCAGGCCGGGATCAGGTTACTGGGCGCTACCGCGAGCGCCGGAAACAGTTTCTTGGGCAGGTGGTGGTCCAGGGTCTCCACCTCGCGATGCCTACACAAAGGGCAACGGCTACAGGCATTCCTTATCTTGTCGTAAATGGGCCTCCCCTTGGAGGTGCTTCCCACCATCCACGCAGTGTACAGCTTGGCCATTTCCTTCTGTGTCACAACTCCTGCGACATCCGCCTCCTCTTTCACCATGTGGAGTGTGCCTGCGGCAGCGGCGGCCTCATAGTCGGCGGCAGCTTTCACTATGTTGGGCTTCACCTGTTCGAAGCGCTTCTTCAGGACCTCGTCCTTCACCACCCCACTTACGCAGAGCGTGAAGACGTCACCTGCTGCGTCAACCGGCTTCTTGAGCTTACGCATGGCGGGTTGGCTCAGGTGTTCTTGCTCTGCTTGACGTTGCGGGCCGCAATCAATCCGCGCAAGATAATGCGGGCCTCGCCACCAAGCTGGCGACCGAAGTGATTCAGAACGGCATCGTAATTCGCCCCTACCGTGTCGATGGCGTCCTCCAGCAACTTGTAGAAGCCCGACTTGGTCACCTCCAGTCTGAAGACTTCGTGCGTGAGGATGCCCACGTTCTCGCCAAACGTCTCCAGGGTCGGCCTCTCAGCCGCCACTGCTGAGCCCGAACGCCGGAGTATCCAGACGCACGTCCTTGGTGCCTCCTGGAGTACAACCGGCGAATGTGTCGCGATGATGGCCACACCATTACGCTGAATGAGGAGATCGGACAAGGCACGCACGAACGCTGCGAGAAGCGGAGGGTGCAGGTGTGCCTCGGGCTCATCGAGCAGGACGAGAGTGCGCTCGTCGACCGTCTCCACCAGCCGCGTGATGGTCAGCAACACGATCTTGTGACCGGAACTCAGCCTGCGGAAGAGTCTTATTGCGCGCTTTATCCATTCGGAGGTGGCGGGCCTCTCTTCGTCATCCAGTAAGAGGCTCGCCACATCCGCCTGCCTGAAGAGGGGGTCACCCTCAAGCGTCTCAAGGGCCTTACGCCACCGGGGCGCCCTCGGGCCAGTGCGGCAGTTGGCGACGCTCCTGACGAACTCCTTCCCCAGTTCGGCTGTCGTCTTGGTTGGAAGGTTCTCCTCCCCATACTCTTCGGCAGAAGAACGCTCTTCTTCATCCTTCTCAGATGGGGAGCTCTTCTCCCCATGCTCTTCGGCGGGAGAACGCTCTTCTTCATCCTTCTCAGATGGGGAGCTCTTCTCCCCATGCTCTTCGGCGGGAGAACGCTCTTCCCCATCATTCTCAGTTGCGGAGCTCTTCTCTCCATTCTCCTTGGCAGGAGAACTCTCGCGGGTTTGCTCCTCCCGAGCCTTCTTCAGGCCAATGTACGAATAGCTGAGTACGAGCTTCTCATTGTCCACTGGGCCGAAGGGGTCGAAAGCGCTGAAGGCAACGGAAACCAAGTTTACGAACGGCGGGCTGCCTCCTTCATTGCCCCCGGGTCTGAACCGACCAACCTTCGCTGCTTTCTCGCCCTTCACAACGAGGGAGTGTGTCGTGTTCCTGAGGAACCGCGTCTTGCCGACGCCATTGCGCCCAATAAGCACATGGACGTTGGTCGGCGGCAAGGCGTTCCTTGTTACCTCGAAGGAGAGAGAGAGGGGCGATGTGTCGTCCTCTATCTCCGGCGGAAAATCATAGGCGAACTTGAAGTCCGTGGGTTCAGCCCTGCCCTGCGCGAGCAAGTGGAACCGGTTGCGCACCGAGTCCTCCTGCACGAAGCGCATCAGAGACCTCTGCGTGACCCGCTCGCCGCGCGCTTTCCCGAAGAGTTCGAGGTCAATGGCTATGTCTCGCAACTGCTTGAGGATGCGCTCACCGAAGCCACCGAGCTCGTAGAGCGTCTCGTAGTAGTTCTCTTCCTGACCCAAAGAGAAGAAGTCACCAGGAAGGGCGTCGAACTCGCCTGGAATCGCTGGCCTGCGAGTCGTCATTCCGAACTGCCCGATCTTGACCGACCCAACTGAATAGAGCGTTCCTCTTGCGTCGTAGACGGTCAATCCAAACGTCGTCTCGAACTCGAACATGTCATCCCAGTTGTTCGCGACGAGGAACGCCTGCTCATGTGCAGAAACGGGGAGGATAAAACTGGGAAGAACCTTGAAGAGCATTCCACGTGCCTCAAGCTTGCAGAGGGCACCTAGGCCCTAGGGTCGCCGGACGCAATGCCCAGCACGGCATCAGTTCATGCCGTCGAAGGAGTGGCCGTCAAGCGCCTGCCCGAAAACCTGCTCGCCCCAATGGCCCAGGGCGCCTAGAGCGTGTCCGCAAAATAGGTCGAGGACGCCCGGCGTTGAGCAGGCATGGGTCGGGGAGAACTAACCGACGCGCTCTTGCTCATCCCAGTGCTCCAGGAAGTACGTACCTGCCAGCCGGCGGCATTCGTCGAGCGCAGTTTCGTGATTCGTTTGGGGCCGCCTCCTGATGCTCCAGCACACCGACGGGTACCCAGCCCTCCTCGGTTCGTGCCCACGCGGCCAGGCCGTCCTGCTCTTGCTCCTGGGCCGGGGAGGCCGCCATTTCGGCGTCGGTCAGCATCCGCTCTCTGCTGAGGGTTAGCAGTGGCCCAGCGGAAGTCGGAGGCCTCGAACACTCTGCCATTCAGCTCGCTCTGGACCCTCTTGGGCATTGGGCATTCCCCGCGCGGCATGGAGGCTCTGCCGCTCATCGTGAGGGACAGTAGCGAGCCATCGCTGGGGCGTCGAGGAGCTGCCGGCCGCCCGGGCCTAACCCCTGAGTGGTATGGACCAGGAGGCTCGGCGGTGCCTTCGAACGCGCCGCACTCCTCCTACCCTGGGGCCACTGGAGCCTACCTGGGAGCGGTGCTGGTGCGGCGACTGGGATGTCCGTGGGTGCTGCGACAGGAGACGGAGAGGTCCCAGGTGCGCGTTGGAAAGCGCGTCTGGCTGCCCTTCCTCCGCGCGCGTCGGTACATGCAGTCGCGCGAGTCGCTGTTGGAGTACTCGCTCACCCAGTTCTTCAAGGAGGCGGAGCGGTACCGGCCCTGACTTGGAGATCCTCCTCGTTGCGCGCCAGGTGGAGTCGGCTGGGGTACATAGGGCGCGGCGGTGCTTGGACGAGGAGCCCAGCGTCTGTGAGGCAGCGTTGGTGAATCTTGAAACCGTCGGCGCAGGGACGCTGCAGGCCCGTCGCCGAGATCGCGACGTCGCCCTTGGAGAAGGACACTCCGTCGCCAAACGACTGTCGCGTCCTCTCTGTGTCGCTGTTCCTGCGCAAGCGCTAAAGAGTCATGCTGCCACTAACGAAGCGCGAGCCCGTGCGCAGGTCCGCCAAAGCCACGCTGCAGGGCGTGCTCGTGCACCACCTGTAGACCGCCGTCGGCGCAGGGCCTTGTCGCCGACCGGGCCGCGCCGTCGTGTCGCGCAAACTGGGGTTGACGTGCACCCGGGGCATGCCGTTCCTCGATCAGCTCAGGCTGGCACTCAATTTCTAGAATGCCGTGTTGGCGCTTGAAGCTGTCGCATCCGCCGAGTCGAGGCTCGAACGGATGCTCCCTATGGTGGCATACGTCTGCCAAGCAGTTGGGCGTAAGAGAAGATTGAGCGCCCTTGGGGCGAATGCGGGGCTGGAAATTGTGGCCGGGCACGGAACGGCCGTTGAGCTTCGCGGTAGGCCAGAATAGAGTAGTGCGGCGTGGCTGTAGGTGCCGCTTGTGTTGGAGCCCCGATGCCCGACGAGGGGGCATTGATGGTGCCGAGCAGAAAGAGGAGGCCGTTGTATGAGCACTGGCTGGGAGACGAGGCTCGCTATCTTGCGGCAGCACACCGAGAGCAAAGTGCTCGATCCGCTGCGCATGCATGGGTGGACCGCAAAGATCGAGCGTGAGGCCGAGCACGGCGAGTGCTTGGTGATTGTTGCGGAGCAGTCTGGCCACAGCCATCGCGTAGCGGTGATGTTCTCATCGGCGACGGCTAACGCGGTTTATAAGGCGCTCGCAACGGAAGTTGAGCATATCTTCATTGACGGCGAACTTTATAAACTGAACGAGTACGCTTACGGCATCACCATACCGGTCGACCGCGTCGACAACTTTCACTCCCTGCTCGTATCTTGGAATAAAGCCATTTCCACCGGAAAGTTTGCTCCGAACGCTGCATCTGTGTCGATCACGGCCTATCCTCCGACTCATCGTACACTCCTTTCTGAAGCCCCTATCGAGG of Myxococcus virescens contains these proteins:
- a CDS encoding ATP-binding protein, with the protein product MLFKVLPSFILPVSAHEQAFLVANNWDDMFEFETTFGLTVYDARGTLYSVGSVKIGQFGMTTRRPAIPGEFDALPGDFFSLGQEENYYETLYELGGFGERILKQLRDIAIDLELFGKARGERVTQRSLMRFVQEDSVRNRFHLLAQGRAEPTDFKFAYDFPPEIEDDTSPLSLSFEVTRNALPPTNVHVLIGRNGVGKTRFLRNTTHSLVVKGEKAAKVGRFRPGGNEGGSPPFVNLVSVAFSAFDPFGPVDNEKLVLSYSYIGLKKAREEQTRESSPAKENGEKSSATENDGEERSPAEEHGEKSSPSEKDEEERSPAEEHGEKSSPSEKDEEERSSAEEYGEENLPTKTTAELGKEFVRSVANCRTGPRAPRWRKALETLEGDPLFRQADVASLLLDDEERPATSEWIKRAIRLFRRLSSGHKIVLLTITRLVETVDERTLVLLDEPEAHLHPPLLAAFVRALSDLLIQRNGVAIIATHSPVVLQEAPRTCVWILRRSGSAVAAERPTLETFGENVGILTHEVFRLEVTKSGFYKLLEDAIDTVGANYDAVLNHFGRQLGGEARIILRGLIAARNVKQSKNT
- a CDS encoding HNH endonuclease; translated protein: MRKLKKPVDAAGDVFTLCVSGVVKDEVLKKRFEQVKPNIVKAAADYEAAAAAGTLHMVKEEADVAGVVTQKEMAKLYTAWMVGSTSKGRPIYDKIRNACSRCPLCRHREVETLDHHLPKKLFPALAVAPSNLIPACSDCNGIKLTQGPKTAEEQTFHPYFDDFGTERWLYAKVLEGAPPSLLFFVQPPAAWTALQAKRAEHHFTTFGLAELYAAQAGPELGSIRYSLTQQFLLGGVDGVRAHLTEQAVSKELFIPNSWQTAMYRALSESDWFCSEGFPRIPLADL